A window of the Sporosarcina sp. FSL K6-2383 genome harbors these coding sequences:
- the pyrE gene encoding orotate phosphoribosyltransferase — MTQKKEIAKILLNVGAVELSPNEPFTWASGIESPIYCDNRLTMSDPVGRKQIAQGLADIIRAQYPETTVIAGTATAGIPHAAWVADILGLPMIYIRSKAKGHGRSRQIEGKIDAADKAIIIEDLISTGGSSLNAAEALRSEGIAVTGVVSIFTYELQSADKTFASAGLTYTSLTDFGALAEAAQESGAISEESIGSLLEWHGKLKAGLLK; from the coding sequence ATGACGCAGAAAAAGGAAATCGCCAAAATTCTATTAAACGTAGGGGCGGTTGAATTAAGTCCGAATGAGCCATTCACATGGGCATCAGGCATTGAATCACCGATTTACTGCGATAACCGTTTGACAATGTCTGATCCGGTTGGGCGGAAACAAATTGCGCAAGGCCTTGCGGATATCATTCGTGCACAATATCCAGAAACGACAGTGATTGCCGGAACAGCAACAGCGGGCATTCCACACGCAGCATGGGTAGCAGACATTCTTGGCTTGCCGATGATCTATATCCGTTCGAAAGCAAAAGGCCACGGACGTAGCCGTCAAATCGAGGGTAAAATTGATGCAGCTGATAAAGCGATCATCATTGAAGATTTGATTTCCACGGGTGGTAGTAGCTTGAATGCAGCGGAAGCACTTCGTTCAGAAGGTATCGCAGTAACGGGGGTCGTGTCCATCTTTACATATGAGCTCCAAAGCGCTGACAAAACATTCGCATCTGCCGGACTGACATACACAAGCTTGACGGATTTCGGTGCTCTTGCTGAAGCGGCACAGGAAAGCGGTGCGATTAGTGAAGAGTCGATCGGTAGTTTGTTGGAGTGGCATGGTAAATTGAAGGCTGGTTTGTTGAAATAA
- a CDS encoding glycine betaine ABC transporter substrate-binding protein produces the protein MTLFKTITGIGTAALLAIGLAACGNDESKTVETTTSVGESLDYTIVGIDPGSGHMELTAKVLQDYDLPDWNVTSGSGATMTAALKRAYDKEEPIVITAWSPHWKFSKFDLKYLDDPKLIYGDAEEIHSVGRIGLKEDLPEAYAIFERFNWDMDDMAQIMIAIEDGVKPEEAAQTWIDDNPEKVAEWTDGVATVDGDTIKLAYAPWDSELASHNMMKIVLEDMGYTVQLSMVEPGPMFSAVADGSADATFAAWLPNTHKTYVDKFDGQLDDIGVNMVGVKQGLAVPTYMEDVNSIEDLKK, from the coding sequence ATGACACTTTTTAAAACGATAACTGGAATTGGAACGGCTGCACTGCTGGCAATTGGACTTGCCGCATGTGGCAATGATGAATCTAAAACAGTTGAAACAACCACATCCGTTGGTGAATCCCTAGACTACACAATTGTAGGGATTGACCCTGGGTCAGGTCACATGGAATTAACGGCGAAAGTACTTCAAGATTACGACCTCCCAGACTGGAATGTAACTTCTGGATCAGGCGCTACTATGACTGCTGCTTTGAAAAGAGCCTACGACAAAGAAGAACCTATTGTCATAACCGCGTGGAGTCCACATTGGAAGTTTTCAAAATTCGATTTAAAGTATTTGGATGATCCAAAACTAATCTATGGGGACGCTGAAGAAATCCACTCCGTTGGACGCATTGGATTGAAAGAAGATCTCCCAGAGGCCTATGCGATTTTCGAGCGTTTCAATTGGGATATGGACGACATGGCTCAGATTATGATTGCCATTGAAGATGGTGTCAAGCCTGAAGAAGCTGCACAAACATGGATTGATGACAATCCAGAAAAAGTAGCAGAATGGACAGATGGAGTCGCTACCGTGGACGGAGATACCATCAAGCTTGCCTATGCCCCGTGGGACAGTGAACTTGCGAGCCATAATATGATGAAAATCGTCCTCGAAGATATGGGTTACACTGTTCAATTATCAATGGTAGAACCGGGTCCGATGTTTTCAGCTGTTGCTGATGGAAGTGCAGATGCAACATTTGCCGCTTGGTTACCGAATACCCATAAAACATATGTAGACAAATTCGATGGACAATTGGACGATATCGGAGTGAATATGGTCGGTGTCAAACAAGGTTTAGCTGTACCGACTTATATGGAAGATGTTAATTCCATTGAAGATTTGAAAAAGTAA
- a CDS encoding MOSC domain-containing protein, whose product MTPNIELKNLSIGLPKKMNYGKDKEVETAICKDSVEEVFLAKDGFRGDGVADLQHHGGLDRAVCVYPYEHYAYWAQQFNNPLPSAAFGENITVTNMLEQDIHIGDIFRLGDAVIQVTQGRIPCSTITKRTDLPPLMKGMVDTGFTGYLCRVLEEGIVREDSTITLVESHPQQVSILFANQLYFHRPKDIEGIQQVLAVQELAQDWRERLTKRLENLTNPV is encoded by the coding sequence ATGACACCTAATATTGAATTAAAAAACCTTTCCATCGGCTTACCGAAAAAAATGAATTACGGTAAAGACAAAGAAGTAGAAACGGCTATTTGTAAAGATTCGGTTGAGGAAGTTTTTCTAGCGAAAGATGGATTTCGAGGTGATGGCGTAGCAGATTTACAACATCATGGTGGGCTTGACCGCGCTGTTTGTGTCTATCCGTACGAGCACTATGCATATTGGGCGCAGCAGTTTAACAATCCCCTACCAAGCGCGGCTTTCGGGGAAAATATAACCGTAACGAATATGCTTGAACAAGACATTCATATCGGAGATATTTTTCGTCTTGGAGATGCTGTGATCCAAGTGACACAGGGCCGAATTCCATGCAGCACGATTACGAAAAGAACTGACCTGCCTCCCCTTATGAAAGGGATGGTTGATACAGGATTTACGGGTTATTTGTGCCGTGTACTTGAAGAAGGCATTGTTCGCGAAGATTCGACCATTACATTAGTGGAATCACATCCGCAACAAGTTTCTATCCTTTTTGCCAATCAACTTTATTTCCACCGCCCAAAGGATATTGAAGGTATCCAGCAAGTATTGGCGGTTCAGGAACTAGCGCAAGATTGGCGAGAACGGTTGACGAAGCGATTGGAGAATTTGACGAATCCTGTGTAA